The following proteins come from a genomic window of Nostoc sp. TCL26-01:
- a CDS encoding aldo/keto reductase: MQTSQELSLPNMGCGTWAWGNQLLWGYDESMDSQLQAVFNLCVSQGVTLFDTGDSYGTGRLNGRSESLLGQFSREYIGVNQPEICIATKLAAYPWRWTRQSMINAGKSSAQRLGRNIDLVQMHWSTANYAPWQEEGLLDGLADLYEQGLVRGVGLSNYGTKRLRRVHQKFSERGVAIKTLQVQYSLLSTYPVTQLGLKDVCDELGIRLIAYSPLALGLLTGKYSEQSPLPKGVRGILFKRLLPGVRSLLQSLQAIAQSRNKTMSQVALNWCISKGTIPIPGAKSVIQAQENIGALGWQLDSGEIAELDKAAASSDKKMVQNIFQTK, translated from the coding sequence ATGCAGACTAGCCAAGAATTATCCCTCCCTAATATGGGTTGTGGAACTTGGGCATGGGGTAATCAACTGCTTTGGGGATATGACGAAAGCATGGACAGCCAATTACAAGCTGTGTTTAACCTCTGTGTGAGTCAAGGTGTGACTTTGTTTGATACTGGCGATTCTTATGGAACAGGCAGATTAAACGGGCGTAGTGAGTCTTTGCTGGGGCAATTTTCTAGAGAGTATATAGGTGTCAATCAACCAGAGATTTGCATTGCCACTAAATTGGCTGCTTACCCTTGGCGATGGACACGTCAGTCCATGATAAATGCTGGCAAGTCTTCTGCTCAACGCTTGGGAAGAAATATTGATTTAGTCCAGATGCACTGGTCAACAGCCAATTATGCACCTTGGCAAGAAGAAGGACTTTTAGATGGTTTAGCCGACTTATATGAGCAAGGTTTAGTCAGAGGCGTAGGACTATCTAATTACGGGACGAAAAGACTGCGACGTGTACATCAGAAGTTTTCTGAGCGAGGAGTAGCAATTAAGACGCTACAAGTTCAATATTCATTATTATCTACATACCCCGTTACCCAATTGGGGTTAAAAGATGTTTGTGATGAATTGGGGATAAGATTGATTGCTTACAGTCCTTTAGCTTTGGGATTGTTGACAGGGAAATATTCAGAGCAAAGTCCCTTACCAAAAGGTGTGCGCGGAATTTTATTTAAAAGATTGTTGCCGGGAGTGCGATCGCTCTTACAATCTTTACAGGCGATCGCCCAATCAAGAAATAAAACCATGTCTCAAGTAGCCCTGAATTGGTGCATCTCTAAAGGCACAATTCCCATCCCTGGGGCAAAATCTGTAATACAAGCACAGGAAAACATTGGCGCTTTGGGTTGGCAATTAGACTCCGGCGAAATCGCTGAACTAGACAAAGCAGCTGCAAGTTCAGATAAGAAAATGGTGCAAAATATTTTTCAAACTAAATGA
- a CDS encoding DUF4336 domain-containing protein, translating to MVDDENLELINPKDWSWSFWFTLPLYPYGKRRTLRQEIIKDTIWTFDQIQGIFYVVVPIRMTVVKLDEGGLLVYAPVAPTPECIRLVNELVVEHGDVKYIILPTISGLEHKVFVGPFARYFPQAQVFVAPNQWSFPLNLPLSWLGLPAKRTQVLPQDSKQTPFAAEFDYAILDTIDLGPGKFAEVAFLHRRSHTLLVTDSVVSIPADPPAIVQLDPYPLLFHAKDQASDMVVDNQANRRKGWERITLFALYFRPSALQIPTLIAAISAAFKAPERSYRAYFGLYPFKWQQDWERSFTALRGDGRLFVAPVLQTLILNRAPQETINWADKVASWPFQWIIPCHFHAPIKAAPLQFRQAFSFLEKQPAVSAGLLSSSSYPLPAEDFQILQQIDTGLSKTGIVPTAKDKL from the coding sequence GTGGTGGATGATGAGAATTTAGAACTGATTAACCCAAAAGACTGGTCATGGTCTTTCTGGTTTACATTGCCACTCTACCCTTATGGTAAGCGGCGGACGCTCCGACAGGAAATCATTAAAGATACTATTTGGACTTTTGACCAAATACAGGGTATTTTTTATGTGGTTGTCCCCATCCGTATGACTGTGGTGAAGTTGGATGAGGGAGGATTGTTGGTTTATGCACCTGTTGCACCTACGCCAGAATGTATCCGGTTGGTAAATGAATTAGTGGTAGAACACGGTGATGTGAAGTATATTATTCTACCCACGATATCGGGACTGGAACATAAGGTTTTTGTCGGGCCATTTGCGAGATATTTTCCCCAAGCACAGGTGTTTGTCGCTCCTAATCAGTGGAGTTTTCCACTCAACCTGCCCTTGAGTTGGCTGGGTTTACCTGCTAAACGGACACAAGTACTGCCTCAAGACAGTAAGCAAACGCCCTTTGCTGCTGAGTTTGACTATGCCATCTTAGATACGATTGATCTCGGCCCTGGTAAGTTTGCAGAAGTGGCATTTTTGCACAGGCGATCGCATACTCTATTAGTAACAGACTCGGTGGTTTCCATACCAGCAGATCCGCCGGCGATCGTCCAGTTAGATCCCTATCCTCTGCTGTTCCACGCTAAAGATCAAGCTTCAGATATGGTGGTGGATAATCAAGCCAACCGTCGTAAGGGATGGGAACGCATTACTTTATTTGCTTTGTATTTTCGTCCTAGTGCCTTACAAATACCCACATTAATTGCAGCCATCAGCGCCGCGTTTAAAGCACCAGAACGCTCATATAGAGCTTATTTTGGCTTGTATCCCTTCAAATGGCAACAGGACTGGGAGCGATCGTTTACAGCCTTGCGAGGGGATGGACGTTTATTTGTCGCCCCAGTTCTACAAACTTTGATTCTCAACCGCGCACCCCAGGAAACTATTAACTGGGCTGATAAAGTAGCAAGTTGGCCTTTTCAATGGATTATTCCCTGTCATTTTCATGCACCAATCAAAGCCGCACCTCTACAATTTCGTCAAGCCTTCTCCTTTTTAGAAAAACAACCTGCTGTGAGTGCAGGTTTATTGAGTAGTAGCAGTTATCCCTTACCAGCAGAAGATTTTCAAATTTTGCAACAAATTGATACAGGTTTATCTAAAACTGGCATTGTCCCAACTGCAAAAGATAAGCTATAA